In Haliscomenobacter hydrossis DSM 1100, the DNA window GTTTGGCTGATTATTTGAATGATTCACTACTTTATATAACATTATAAAATTTATTATAGCCATTAACAACATGGGAATCCTTCTATAAATAAAATCAGTTGAAATAAGCCGTTCAATCAATTCTAAAGAAAATTTTTTATCAAGCTCAACTTGAATAGGGATTTGAATAGTGATAGTTGAGACAAGGGTAATTAAATTAAAAAATAATGCTAACAAAACCAGCCACTTGGGTATAACCATCGGCCGAAACCAAAATAATAAAATCTGAGGGATGAAGGATAAAAAAAAGAAAACAACAAATAGCGGAATAATTAGCGTACTATCAATTTGATGAAATTTAGGAAATTCATTTGCACCGACCGCACGCCATGTCCTGTAAGCAACCAAGGAATTTACTATACCTCCACCAAAAACATAGAAGGCTAGCAGAATATATACTGAGAATACAACCGTTGAAACTTTGTTCTTATTAGTCATTTTATGATTTTTAACGCAGCTTGGTAAAGATAAACCAGGAGTACTAAATCTCCAAACAGTTGTAATCTTTCATTTTATCTATCTAATAATGAATAGTTTGGTCTCCTTTCATTTCTTTGCAAGTTGAGTAACAACCGTGATCACCCAAATCAAGAGCATCCCAACAGCACTCAATAACACAAAATTTACTGGCATCGACTTGTCGGGTAATGGATTGCCACTCATCGCATATCGCAGCAAAACGACGATAAAAAAGTACAATAGGCCTACATACGTCCAAACCCTCCGGGTAGAAAACTCAGCATTATTGTCCAGGTAATGTTGAGGTTTAGGCAAGGCGATGAATTTGAGTTTATTCCAGTCCCACAACAGCAGGTAAATGTTCCCAAGCAGCATTAAAAAAGTGATGATTTGAATACTGGCCGATTCAAACGAAAGGGTGATGATGAAAATATTGAGTACGATGCTGAAAAATGCAACCGCCCCTAAGGTGCTGAAAACTTGAGACATCAACAGAAAACCGGCAATCAACTGTCCCCAGCCGATAAAATGCCAATACATTTCTGCCTGATACATGGCTTCGAAGAAGTGAGCTAGTGAACCACTCGCTGTACTTGCACCGGGTTCAGGCACAAACCTTTTTCCTTGAATCTTAAAAACACTCGCATAAACGAAAGAAGCCCCCAACAAATAGCGCAGCGAAATGGTGAAAATTTGGAGGATTCTATATTGTTTTAGTGTTGAAATGAGTTGTTCCATGTTGATTTATGACTCCTGTTCATCCAAACCTCGCTCTAGTTTACTCGTTGAATATACTTAATCCAGTTTCCAAAGTTAATGGTTTTAGTCGTATCGGCATGGTCAAAAAACAAAGTAAGTTCTTGGTCTAACCAATGTTCAACTTCCTCGTAAGTCGTTTGGTTTTGCTCCACTGCTGCAATGATGTTACTCTGGGTTGTAAAGTATAAAGCAAGTTGCTTTTTGTTGAAGGCAACGGCATTTTTAAATTTTTCCTCGCCTACAACATTGAAATTCTTTGGCTGTAGATTTTCATTCGTCCAGGCATAAGCGTTGTTGCGCGGTGGCGAAGGAAACTTTTGCAAATAAACCTGTAGAAACCAATGGGGGAAGTTGGCACTACCGTGCATTTCAGCAATAAAGTGATTCTCGTAAAGCACGAGCCAGGATTTACTTTTTAAAAGCCGGTTCGCTTCTATTAAGAATTGGTCAATGTCAAACCAGTGCACACCCGAGCTAACGGTAATCAAATCAAAGGTATTGCCCTCAAAAGGTTGCTGTTCTGCTGATGCCAAAGCATAGTGTATGTTGTCTTTTTCCAGGGCATGGTTCAACATCTCTGGTGATGCATCTGTCCCGTAAACATCTTTTGCAATTTCGAAAAGTGCTTTGGTGGAAAGCCCAGTCCCACAAGCAATGTCTAATGCTTTATCCAGTTTATGGTCAATTTTTATAAAGTCCTTGATGTGTTTGATGGTATTGCCGTGAAAATCAGGTCGTCCCTTGGCATATCTTTCCGCTGCTGTTTTTGGATTAAAGTAGTTCATAGAGGTTTGGTTGTTGGGGTGTTAGGTTGCCTGGTCGCTCATGTTTTGAAAACGTGCTGTTAGATGATGGATTATTTCCAGTAGCTATTTAGATATTTATCAATTTGTATTTTGTCTCTCAAGTCGAATAATTCCAAACTATTCCAGTCAATCAACACCATTTCACATTCTTCACCTAAATCATACAAGGCTAATTTAATTAAATCACATTGTCTAACTGAAACAATCGAACTAATTGACAGCCAAATATTTTTTACAAACTCGTCTTCCGTGTCAAAAAAGACCGTGAAGTTTGAGAAGCCATACGCTTTGGTTAGTCCAGTTTCGCAGTCAAGGATTTTATGACTGTCATAATTAATGCTTTTTGCCTTTTCAAATTCAAAACCTGTCAACAGCTTCTCTAAATAATCAGTTCTGATTTCTTCGGAAAA includes these proteins:
- a CDS encoding class I SAM-dependent methyltransferase, whose product is MNYFNPKTAAERYAKGRPDFHGNTIKHIKDFIKIDHKLDKALDIACGTGLSTKALFEIAKDVYGTDASPEMLNHALEKDNIHYALASAEQQPFEGNTFDLITVSSGVHWFDIDQFLIEANRLLKSKSWLVLYENHFIAEMHGSANFPHWFLQVYLQKFPSPPRNNAYAWTNENLQPKNFNVVGEEKFKNAVAFNKKQLALYFTTQSNIIAAVEQNQTTYEEVEHWLDQELTLFFDHADTTKTINFGNWIKYIQRVN
- a CDS encoding DoxX family membrane protein; amino-acid sequence: MEQLISTLKQYRILQIFTISLRYLLGASFVYASVFKIQGKRFVPEPGASTASGSLAHFFEAMYQAEMYWHFIGWGQLIAGFLLMSQVFSTLGAVAFFSIVLNIFIITLSFESASIQIITFLMLLGNIYLLLWDWNKLKFIALPKPQHYLDNNAEFSTRRVWTYVGLLYFFIVVLLRYAMSGNPLPDKSMPVNFVLLSAVGMLLIWVITVVTQLAKK